Below is a window of Leifsonia sp. ZF2019 DNA.
CAGCTTCGGAGCATCAAACGCGACCTCGACATTGTCGGCACGGACATACGGGCACTCACCCAGCTGAACGCTGAAGAGGGCAAAGCCGAGAGCGATGCTCGCGACTGCACGGCGGCTATGCCGACAGCCGAGCAGCCAGGCGCATATCTGGAATGGAGATCAACATGCCACCTCGAATGGACGACGCGCTTTAGCAACACGCCCTGGACACCACACCTACTCGGACCCAGCCAAACTCATCGTCCAGAAAGTCGGAACGACAACGCCCCAATAACTGCACCCCTAGGATGTGCTGCTTTCCGCATCTTCCGTCGAATCAGCCAGCTCAGCGCGACATGCGCCGAGCCAGAGTCGAGCGCACCACCAAACCTTGACAAGTGGAACTCGATCACGGCGTATCGGACCAGTCCCCGCGAGGTCGTTTGCGACCGCGCTCTCAACAGCGTGGCGAGCTCCGGTGCCGAAGATAACACCACGCGTTCGCGGTTCACTGCGTGGGGCTACCCGGTCCGGGTTGCGTTCGAACGGGGCAGCGACCGGGTGGCCCAGCGCAACGGGACTCGGCCGCGCGCACTGACCACCACCGCCGGCGAGTGGTGTTCCAAGTCGTGGTCGTCGCGGTCGGTGTCGCCGCGGACGGACGCCCGGAGGTCCTGGGCTTCAAGGTCGGCGAGACCGAGTCGCAACCGTTCTGGACCACGTTCCTGCGCTCGGTGAAAGCGCGCGGGCTGGGTGGAGAGAAGCTGGTGATCTCCGACGCTCACACCGGACTGATCGCCACTATTCAGACCGTGTTCGCTGGCGCGGCCTGGCAGCGCTGGCCGCGTTCACTTAATGCGCAACGTCCTCGCGAACGTCCCGAAGACCGCCGGGCCCATGGCCGCCTCGATCATCCGCACGATCTTCGCCCAACCCGACACCGAACATGTGATCGCCCAGTTCGGGGAGGTCACCCGGATTCTGGCACGCTCACACCCGAAGATCGCGGACATGCTCGATCACGCCCGCGATGACCTGCTCGCGTTCACCGGGTTCCGAGCGCGCACTGGCGGCAGATCTGGTCCACGAACCTGCTGGAGCGGGTCAACACGGAGATCGAACGCCGCACCGACGTCGTCGGCACCTTCCCCAACCCCGCCGCCCTGCTACGCCTGGCCGGGCACGTCCTGATCGAGCAGCACGATGAACGGGACGGCGCCGACCGCCACTACTTCAGTGAGCACTCCATGAAGCTCTTGAATGTCGAAACCGAGGAGGTGGCAATCCCCAAACTCGCTGCGGCATAATCACAGACAACTGATCCCGCACGGTGTCGAGAAATTCCACCACTCAACGGGACGCCACCGGTCACGGACACTTCAGAGTGGCTTGCTGTTGGGGGCGTGCCCGCGGGCCTGGACCGACCGGCAGTAGCGGGCGTTGATCGACTTGATGGTTCTGACGCTGCCGAACAACGCACTGGCCCTGAATTGGGAACGTTCCCAGTTCAGGGCCAGCGCTGAGTTTGTCAAATATGAGCGAATGAAAAGCGGGGCAGTTCAGCGTCAGAGCCGGATGGCGAGTGTGGGTGGGATGGCGCTATCGATGAGGGCCTGTTGGATGGTGTCGGTTTCGTCGGCCAGCTCCGTGTGGTGAGGGAGTGTGCTGCTGGTGAGTGCGGTGAGGACGGGCCCCAGTTGGGTGAGGAGAGTGGCGCGGTGTGCGAGGTGTTCTGCCCGCGTCAGGTGAGTGCTGGCGCGCAGACCGGCTCCGTAGTTGACGACGCCTGAAATTGTTGCGTAGGGCAGGCCGCTCGCGCGAGCGCAGAGAGCCTCGGCACCGATGGTCATTCCGATGATGGTGCCTCCGAGCTGATGAAACATGCGGATCTCCGCCGCGGTCTCAAACCGTGGCCCGTCGATGTTGACATAGCAGCCGCTGCGAACATCCGCATTCGGCAGTTCTCGATTCAGGGCTGCGTGCGCGGCCTGGCGAACGTCTTCGTCGAAGGGGACCGTGACATCAATCTCCCGGTAACGGCGCTGGCGCAGCAGCGGACTGGTGTGCCGGGCGAAGTCGATCAGCTGGTGCGGGAGCACAATCGTCAACGGTGGCAGATCGCTGCTCAGACTGCCCACCATCGACGTGCTGATGACCGCATCCACCCCCAATCGTTTCAACGCCTCCATGTTTGCTCGATGGTTCACGCGATGCGGACAAACCCTTCGATTTTGCCCACGAACCACGGTAATGACCTCGTTGGCGCCGCAACGGTTCAGCCGGTACCGGACAGGGCCATGAACAGTCCAAATCGTTCGCAGTCGAGTAGGGTGCTCCTGGCCGACCTCGCACGTGCTGCTGATTATCGCCCACCGCATCATGTACCTCCCATTGAGAGCGCCGATCGCTCTCCGCTCAGGTTCGGCCATTGCGCGCACTCAGGTAAACAGCCCCAGGTACGGCAGCTGCTCATACCCACGTGCCATGCCCCCAGTGCCCCGCTGATGCCTTCGGAAGTGAGCTATTCTTCGGATCTCAACTGCATCTCGCAGTGGCCATCGTGCAGCTATGCTGCGATGGCGGTGAAATCGCTTCCGGCGTTTGGTTCGTCCGGGATGACGTCGTTGGTTCCGAGGACGGGGCGGGTGGCGCCGACTCCGGTTGTGATGCCGCCGGTGACGGCGGCGATGGTTGCTGCGCCGAGTGTGCTGCTTGCCTCTGGTCGGTTGCCGGTAAGCGCGTTGATTCCCTGGACCAGCAGTGTCGCGGCGATGCCTTCGGCCATTCCGCCGGCAAAGAGAATGAGCCGTTCGGTGGTTCGCATGGTAGGACCTATTGTGCCCAGCAGACGATGCCGGCGAAGGCCATTTCGATGCCGGTGCCGTTCTCGCTCAGGCGTCGATCGACCAGGCGGCGTACTGGACCAGTACGGGGACGATCGCGACAAGCGCGGCAACAGAGAGCCCTGCCGCGGCTCCGGCGATGGCGGCGGCCAGCACCTCCGGTCGCGTGGGATCGAGTAGCGTGATCCCAGAGCCCCGCGACCAGCGAGCACACCGGAAACGGCGCGGTCACGCGGCGGCCGCCAGGTCACCTACGACGAGGTCGACTACAAGAACCGCAACGTGATCGAACGCGGCTTCTGCCCACTCAAGCAGTGGTGCGAGCATCCGCGCGATCGCGGAGCGGCTCGGGAGGGCGCCGTCTTCTAGTAAGGAGGGGACGAAACTCAGGCCGATTCAGTGGAAGCGACTGCGAACCCGTGACCCTGAAACTCGACGGTGTTGCGCTGCTCAGCCTCCGTAAGCCTCAGCGTAAGCAGTATAGAGGGCGTCGGACGTCCGCGGAATCAGAGGTCGGCGGATCATCGAATAAGGGGACCCGGCTGGAGGACGCCGGTGCCTGTCAGGGTTCCGGCCGACCCCCGCAGACACGAGTCTTGGATCACGGGTGCGGAGCACCTTCCCCGACCATCTGCAGTTGCGGGGGAGGGAGTGTCCCTTGACAGGTTCCGAGCGGCCGGACAGAGAATCCCCTCGATGCTCCGGCACCCGCCTGCAGGTGGCGACCTCCCCTGGGGCCAGGGCGCCGTGCCGGTGGGTGGGGGCAGGGTGAAACTGCAGGGCACCATCACACGGAGCGGCCCGGGCATGTCGGGGAGGTGCGTAGGATTTTCGTGTGTCCCGGGCTAAGACGCGATTTCCCCCAAAGAGTTGGTCCGCCCGGGGCGCTTCTTCATGCGGTATCCCGGTGTGCTGCAGCAGATAATCTTGCGGAGCCGCTGCTGCAGCACGCCACCGCATGAGAACTGTGTCGTCTGCCTGGGTCGTGACCAGCGGCGGCGCCTCACAAGCTGGTGGGGCGGGTGCTAGGGCGTGTCTTCTAACCGTTTGAGCCAGAGTGTGATTGCGCGGAGGACGACTGCTCCCCGGTAGGTGACGGCGAGGTTGTCGTAGTGGGTGGCGAGGCCTCGCCATTGCTTGGTGTCGCAGAAGCCGCGTTCGATGACGTTCCGTCCTCGGTAGTTGATCGCGTCGAATCGGGGTGGTCTGCCGCCCGCGCTGCCGCGGTTGAGGCGGTGTCGCTTCTGATCGTCGGGTTCGGGGATGACTGCCGCGATACCGCGTCGGCGGAGGTGGGAGCGGATTGCGCGTGATGAATACGCTTTGTCGCCGCGGACGGCGTCGGGCCGGGTGCGAGCTCGACCCATTCGATCTACTCGGAGCTGTCCCATCAAGGCGTCAAACATCGGCGAATCACCGGACTGGCCCGGCGTGAGGAGCACGACAAGCGGGAGTCCGTTGCCATCGACGAGTTGGTGGATCTTCGTCGACAGGCCGCCACGCGAGCGGCCGATCGCGTGGTCAGCGGGTTCCTGACGAAGATTCTTGTGATTCGATCGTGCCCCCTGGGGTGTTGGTGGGGCGGCGGCCCGCGGGCTCCTCGACACGGGCGAAGGTGGTCGCATGCTGGTGGGCTCGGTTGATCGTGGAATCCACGCTCACCGTCCAATCCAGCACCCCGGCCGCGTCGGCCTCAGTCAACAGCGCAGCATGCACCCGGTCCCAGGTGCCGTCGTGACTGAATCGGTTGTGACGCTTCCAGACCGTCTGCCAGGGACCGAACTCCGCCGGCAGATCCCGCCACGGAATCCCGGTCCGATACCGCCAAATGATGGCCTCGACCACCAAACGATGATCACCGAACGGGCGACCGCCCTTCGGCGACGGGGCCGGCATCAACGACGCGATCCGCTCCCACTGAGAATCCGACAACACCCGAGACCGCGACACAACGCCCAGCCTGCACCACGACCACAACAACGGTTAGAAGACACGCCCTAGGTGTTCTTCCTCGAGAGCCCTCGTGTGGGTCGGGGTGAGTTTCGCACCCATCGGACTCCAGGGAATCCCCCACGTAGCAACATCATTATGGTCGGAAGCGCATATCTTGCCGAGAAGGGTGATCATGATGGGTCTGTTTCCGGCCAGGGCGGCGGCGAGGACTGTATCTCTCTCCCTTCCATCCGGGCACTTGCTGCGAGCGGGGGAGTGGGTGCGTCAATTGATGGGTCGCTTAGAGGCATCCGACACGTTGCTCAGCGCCAGGGACCTCTCGGCGACGGATGTCTATCGAGTGGCATGCTATGACGCGGTCACCGGTGTGCGAGGCGGGGCGTCGTTGCTCGGCCAGCGGGCGGTGGCTTCGAAGACCGGTCTGACAGTCTCCGAAGTGAACCGTGCCCGACTCGTCATGTTTGAGCTCGGTTTCTGCGCAAGAGACCTGTCTGGAATTTCGAGTATTAGTAAGCGGCGTGGGTGAGTTGTCGCACGTTAACAGCCGCGGCCGTATATCCCAACCGACCCGACCGCCTCACCCACATCGGGCGACGAGCCACGCTGTGCGCCGGATCTGACGAACTCTTCAGCGTTGGCCGCTGTGCGCAACGGCACGTCCTACGCGGACGCCAACGGGAACCTAAGAATTGAGCGGGTGCCCGATGCGACCGATACCACCCATCAGTTCACCGATGAAACGGTGGCATTGAGCACTGACTACGGAGTGTCGGCGATCTGCACCAGTGGCGGCTATCCCAGCGGACACACAACGAAGGCCTATCAGGCCGGAATCACACTCGCGACGCTGCTCCCAGAACTTGCACCAGAAATCCTTGCCCGTGCCTCCGAGGCGGGCAACAACCGTATCGTTCTCGGGGTGCATTCACCCCTGGACGTCATCGGTGGGCGCATTGTCGGGCAAGCCGCGTCAGCAGCACGGTGGTCCGACCCGATCTACCGGAGCAAGGTACTCGAACCGGCGCGAACAGAGCTCATCACCTACCTCGAAAACAGGTGTGGAGGAACTGTCGCGGGCTGCGCCGCAAGAGGCGATCCCTACCAATCGAACCCGTACGGCGGCCGCTCGACCCCTGCCGACACCGATGAGACAGTCACCGATCGCGCCAGCGCCGTGTCCACCTACCAATCACGATTGACGTACGGATTCTCCCCGATCGACGACACCAGCCTGCCGCCATCTGTCCCCGCCGGCGCGGCCAACCTCCTCCTGACCACATTTCCCACGTTGTCCGAGGAACAACGTACATCCGTCCTTGCGCAGACACAGCTCGCTTCCGGATACCCACTGGACCTGACAGTAACCGGGGGCCCGGCCTGGCAACGGCTGAACCTCGCCGCAGCGATGAGCGCCACCGTGCGCATCAACCACGACGGAACGGTCACCGTCACCAACACCGGAGGGCAAGCATCCGTACTCGAAGATCCTGACCGGCTCAAAGGAGAGAACACAGGATGACAACCTCGCCAGCCACCGGCATCATCTACCGCACCGCCGTCGTCCTCAACACCGTCATCGCCCGGACCAAAGACTTTGTCAGACACACCCTAGCAAGCGGTGAGGGGCACCCCGTTGGGGTGCCCCTCACCGCTTTGGACGGACCGTTGGTGACTTCTTGACAGTCTCGGTTTGGTGGCCGAGCTTGTCTTCGATGGTGTGGCGAGCATCATCAAGCTGCTGTTCGAATTTGCCACCAGTGGCCTTGTTGACTGCACCTTCAACAGCGTCCAGCACCTTGTCGACGACAACCTCACCCTCCGCGCTCTGCATGAGCCCTTCGACCTTCCCGACCGCATCCTCAATCCCCATTGCCACCACTCCCTTCACTTGAGCAGTCACACAACGCCCAACATCACGAGAAACCACGACGCCCCAGCTCCTACCGGACGAAAACACCCCACCATTAACCCGCGCACACGCAATCCATCTGAAGTCGCCGGGGTGATGCTCCCACGCTCAGGTTTGCGGGGAACGGTGGGGGCCGTTGTTGAGAGGGCGCCGCGTACGTCCCCGTCGGTCACGGCGCCCTCTGGGTGGCACGGCCAGCGAAAGCCGCGCCGCTCACCTGCCCTGTCAACCCACCCGTCGACTGGGCTGCTTCGAGCCAACCAGCCACTCCTGTCGCAACCGTTCGGTAGACGAAGCTGTCCACTATTTTCACCCGGACTGTAGGTCTTTCCGGCCAACGGTCGATAAGGGGCGAAATAACAGACCACGGTCATGGTGGACCCCGTAGCGTCGGATCGGAATGAACTGTCAAT
It encodes the following:
- a CDS encoding MTAP family purine nucleoside phosphorylase yields the protein MAEPERRAIGALNGRYMMRWAIISSTCEVGQEHPTRLRTIWTVHGPVRYRLNRCGANEVITVVRGQNRRVCPHRVNHRANMEALKRLGVDAVISTSMVGSLSSDLPPLTIVLPHQLIDFARHTSPLLRQRRYREIDVTVPFDEDVRQAAHAALNRELPNADVRSGCYVNIDGPRFETAAEIRMFHQLGGTIIGMTIGAEALCARASGLPYATISGVVNYGAGLRASTHLTRAEHLAHRATLLTQLGPVLTALTSSTLPHHTELADETDTIQQALIDSAIPPTLAIRL
- a CDS encoding IS5 family transposase (programmed frameshift); the protein is MSRSRVLSDSQWERIASLMPAPSPKGGRPFGDHRLVVEAIIWRYRTGIPWRDLPAEFGPWQTVWKRHNRFSHDGTWDRVHAALLTEADAAGVLDWTVSVDSTINRAHQHATTFARVSRSPRAAAPPTPQGARSNHKNLRQEPADHAIGRSRGGLSTKIHQLVDGNGLPLVVLLTPGQSGDSPMFDALMGQLRVDRMGRARTRPDAVRGDKAYSSRAIRSHLRRRGIAAVIPEPDDQKRHRLNRGSAGGRPPRFDAINYRGRNVIERGFCDTKQWRGLATHYDNLAVTYRGAVVLRAITLWLKRLEDTP
- a CDS encoding phosphatase PAP2 family protein, producing MPDATDTTHQFTDETVALSTDYGVSAICTSGGYPSGHTTKAYQAGITLATLLPELAPEILARASEAGNNRIVLGVHSPLDVIGGRIVGQAASAARWSDPIYRSKVLEPARTELITYLENRCGGTVAGCAARGDPYQSNPYGGRSTPADTDETVTDRASAVSTYQSRLTYGFSPIDDTSLPPSVPAGAANLLLTTFPTLSEEQRTSVLAQTQLASGYPLDLTVTGGPAWQRLNLAAAMSATVRINHDGTVTVTNTGGQASVLEDPDRLKGENTG
- a CDS encoding Rv0909 family putative TA system antitoxin — protein: MVSRDVGRCVTAQVKGVVAMGIEDAVGKVEGLMQSAEGEVVVDKVLDAVEGAVNKATGGKFEQQLDDARHTIEDKLGHQTETVKKSPTVRPKR